In the Terriglobales bacterium genome, one interval contains:
- the dnaX gene encoding DNA polymerase III subunit gamma/tau, with amino-acid sequence MSYQVLARKYRPQQFSEVIGQEHVTRTLRNAIEQQRIAHGYIFSGHRGIGKTTIARILAMALNCRKAERPTADPCGVCDSCKEIRAGSSVDVMEIDAATNRGIDEIRELRDAVRYRPARDRYKVYILDEAHQITEAAFNALLKTLEEPPDHVIFMLATTQPEDIPQTIRSRCQHFSFHAVRFEEIVAQLAVLVKKEKLHADDEALALLAEAGDGSMRDALSLLDQAIAGAGGRLTAKMVRGLVGSVPSETLESLLEAVARNSSEETLRLLDKILSEGHSPAHLAKQMVRFLRNAVVAKVAGEETPLLQISADERARARRVAARFSEEDLARFLQIMLRTHGELGYRQEQRFHLELGLLKLVHAQRLLPLEELLSGARPESSAPAAAKSPVVRPPPENAPAPHKTESPSRPSPFEADRARKSGVPRPGALPENAPGGGGDARTRATEDPVVRRMQEVFGAEIRSVIDHKKP; translated from the coding sequence CTCGGAGGTGATCGGGCAGGAGCACGTGACGCGCACGCTGCGCAACGCCATTGAGCAGCAGCGCATCGCCCACGGCTACATCTTCAGCGGGCACCGCGGCATCGGCAAAACCACCATCGCCCGCATCCTGGCCATGGCGCTGAACTGCCGCAAGGCCGAGCGGCCCACGGCCGATCCCTGCGGCGTGTGCGACTCCTGCAAGGAGATCCGCGCCGGCTCGAGCGTGGACGTGATGGAGATCGACGCCGCCACCAACCGCGGTATCGACGAGATTCGCGAGCTGCGCGACGCCGTCCGCTACCGCCCGGCGCGCGACCGCTACAAGGTCTACATCCTCGATGAGGCCCACCAGATCACCGAAGCCGCCTTCAACGCCCTGCTCAAGACGCTGGAGGAGCCGCCCGACCACGTCATTTTCATGCTGGCCACCACCCAGCCCGAGGACATCCCGCAGACCATCCGCTCGCGCTGCCAGCACTTCAGCTTTCATGCCGTGCGCTTCGAGGAGATCGTGGCCCAGCTCGCGGTCTTGGTCAAGAAAGAGAAGCTTCACGCGGATGACGAGGCCCTGGCCCTGCTGGCGGAGGCGGGCGACGGCTCCATGCGCGATGCCCTTTCCCTGCTCGACCAGGCCATCGCCGGCGCCGGCGGCCGGCTGACCGCGAAGATGGTACGCGGGCTGGTGGGCTCGGTGCCGTCCGAAACTTTGGAGTCGCTGCTCGAGGCCGTGGCGCGCAACTCCAGCGAGGAGACGCTGCGGTTGCTGGACAAGATCCTGAGCGAAGGACACAGCCCGGCGCACCTGGCAAAGCAGATGGTGCGCTTCCTGCGCAACGCGGTTGTGGCCAAGGTGGCGGGGGAGGAGACGCCGCTGCTGCAGATCTCGGCCGACGAGCGCGCCCGCGCCCGGCGCGTGGCCGCGCGCTTCTCCGAGGAAGACCTGGCGCGCTTCCTGCAGATCATGCTGCGCACCCACGGCGAACTCGGCTACCGGCAGGAGCAGCGCTTCCATCTGGAGCTGGGACTGCTGAAGCTGGTCCACGCCCAGCGACTGCTGCCGCTGGAAGAGTTGCTGAGCGGCGCGCGTCCGGAGTCGAGCGCGCCCGCAGCGGCGAAATCGCCGGTCGTCCGTCCGCCACCGGAGAATGCGCCTGCTCCACACAAGACCGAGTCGCCTTCGCGGCCGTCGCCCTTCGAGGCCGATCGGGCGCGCAAAAGCGGCGTGCCGCGGCCGGGAGCGCTGCCGGAAAACGCTCCAGGCGGCGGGGGCGACGCTCGCACCCGCGCTACCGAGGACCCGGTGGTGCGCCGCATGCAGGAGGTTTTCGGCGCTGAGATCCGCTCCGTCATTGACCACAAGAAGCCGTAG
- the recR gene encoding recombination mediator RecR, whose amino-acid sequence MARLIAELKKLPGIGSKNAQRLAFHILRSAGEDAGALATAIRDVKEKLLLCSRCNNITDVDPCVYCSSPTRNQRLVCVVEEPTNIAAIERTRHFNGVYHVLHGSLSPLHGVGPEQLRTANLMARVQAGELDELIIATNPTVEGEATAVYLSQLVKRPGVKVTRIAMGLPVGSDIEYADEVTMLKAMEGRREL is encoded by the coding sequence ATGGCCCGACTGATCGCCGAGTTGAAGAAGCTGCCGGGGATCGGGAGCAAGAACGCGCAGCGGCTCGCCTTCCACATCCTGCGCTCGGCGGGCGAGGACGCGGGCGCGCTGGCGACGGCCATCCGCGACGTCAAGGAAAAGCTGCTGCTCTGCTCCCGCTGCAATAACATCACGGACGTGGACCCCTGCGTCTATTGCTCGAGCCCCACGCGCAACCAGCGGCTGGTGTGCGTGGTCGAGGAGCCCACCAACATCGCCGCCATCGAGAGGACGCGGCACTTCAACGGCGTGTATCACGTGCTGCACGGCTCGCTCTCGCCGCTGCATGGCGTGGGCCCGGAGCAGTTGCGGACTGCGAACCTGATGGCGCGCGTCCAGGCGGGCGAGCTGGACGAGCTCATCATCGCCACCAACCCCACGGTGGAGGGCGAGGCCACCGCCGTCTATCTTTCGCAGTTGGTCAAGCGGCCCGGAGTGAAGGTGACGCGCATCGCCATGGGCCTGCCCGTGGGCAGCGACATCGAGTACGCCGATGAGGTCACCATGCTGAAAGCGATGGAAGGGCGGCGGGAGCTGTGA